A section of the Triticum dicoccoides isolate Atlit2015 ecotype Zavitan chromosome 7A, WEW_v2.0, whole genome shotgun sequence genome encodes:
- the LOC119328403 gene encoding uncharacterized protein LOC119328403, giving the protein MAATVRTWLVVAALACALTLALRSADAQESEAQSQPTSSSSPAQKPNCAPGAATPCRVGALRDPENQEEEGLFNVKVRAPTAAGDSGDSDDDYSDPDKPKDPDQSDDDELVVLGH; this is encoded by the coding sequence ATGGCGGCGACCGTGCGCACATGGCTGGTGGTGGCGGCGCTGGCGTGCGCGCTGACGCTGGCGCTGCGCTCGGCGGACGCGCAGGAGAGCGAGGCGCAGTCGCAGCcgacgtcgtcgtcgtcgccggcccaGAAGCCCAACTGCGCTCCGGGCGCCGCCACGCCGTGCCGCGTGGGCGCGCTGCGCGACCCGGAGAACCAGGAGGAGGAGGGGCTGTTCAATGTGAAGGTGAGGGCGCCGACCGCCGCGGGTGACTccggcgacagcgacgacgactacAGCGACCCCGACAAGCCCAAAGACCCCGACCAGTCCGACGACGACGAGCTTGTCGTTCTCGGCCACTGA